A part of Cottoperca gobio chromosome 4, fCotGob3.1, whole genome shotgun sequence genomic DNA contains:
- the LOC115006579 gene encoding uncharacterized protein LOC115006579, translated as MDRKTRGLESQLCKAVNDSEPRSVQRLLSQGASPDLVGGKGVAAVHLAAGKETEKNTRCLKMLLQYGADPNMRSSDGLTPLHIAALWGCYQNLKLLLINGGNTNIKDNEGNTPGQLAEQQENRKCAQLLQEYQSSSVDTEEDNLPQFQYSVYSDQTDSSSYPESDYSLSSHSSMISDFGEAPLSSTRRSSFFNLSDINGHIPLQLRPNCRGISYNRPFDVDTKGHHSQDWNTSSSHWASEGPSMLSSTRMSTVGHAAAMPTLREDDLFTADDVFTSRAGKHAATTDSRISPSSRDALPAFPSRRASRKSVSFRDVDEYFPVFSPESPKTQCTSKIPFDMSEYSDFLDSERMATVLHKQGIDVTSPDHVYVFCRESSESTEEDMEKTVISHCALEESDDEQEGEHATEAQVNIPEHPAHSNVGSSSSGTGSSHYSSCESDHYTCALDASIHPRHLLLPGVEGVSLGVESARNIQISTHPDSEGTRQDAADLPPVQAKHQMDSKLETKEHLPSVLDKLPLSEVTYPNNDLLEACSGHVADTSSECGVDQPVADTPLYDAAEALQENFNLPFTPSPFVTGRTRSRLSRCSQRTESPLFTSSLFEETLPTPVRTHRHTPRSQSSEDFYSSPRAPFYTPSYSGNCTGRDLLPSDCQDTQSSTLGAASSASDSQADTLILSKSVTDSASESQTLSDTVILEGNQDSSIDAYERNLAEIILAMRGHGLAEGREFLTDDLTSTDEASTTRNASDAPGKDRVDVLNNEDAWITEDYSSQPESVSSSSSSTYFSPRRSREDSDLPCTPGTGCTPRYSMSRLSKRPQHLANLSYTPGGRPLIQDLDEPVEYLYTDSEQGHEFIETHVPPTANTSLSSSMSTTSSEETILYDWRSMQTDTANGGKENQKPQVEQQKEENDVRLSPETKGITDKELRLRLVELGESPGPISCRTRPTYMRKLCRLLQESNCQSPHPQKQLDQPQTDIGYSPELCRALRTFELPNCQDDEQALCQQFDQPDQNRKWREGIIKSSFNYLLLDPRVTKNLPFRSHTMTPHECFQTFIHAIFYVGKGKRSRPYSHLYEALEYFKGDKTSKKLCLKVQHILQVWKAEQGVISLHCFQNVIPVEAFTREACMVEAIGLKMLTNQKRGDFYGVVSNWQVKKKRDLGVHLLYRAMQIFLAEGERQLRPADIRQ; from the exons ATGGATCGAAAGACGAGGGGGCTCGAAAGTCAACTGTGTAAAGCTGTGAACGATAGTGAACCGAG ATCTGTGCAGCGGCTTCTTTCACAAGGTGCATCCCCTGACCTGGTGGGTGGTAAAGGAGTGGCTGCAGTCCACTTGGCCGCCGGCAAAGAGACGGAGAAGAACACGCGCTGCTTGAAAATGTTGCTGCAATATGGAGCGGACCCCAATATGAG GTCATCAGATGGCTTGACTCCTCTTCACATCGCTGCACTGTGGGGATGTTATCAAAATCTGAAGCTGCTTTTGATTAATGGAGGGAACACAAATATTAAAGATAAT GAAGGGAACACACCAGGGCAGCttgcagagcagcaggagaatCGAAAATGTGCCCAGCTCCTTCAGGAGTACCAGTCCAGCTCAGTCGACACAGAGGAGGACAATTTACCTCAATTCCAATACT CTGTGTATTCAGACCAAACGGACTCCTCCAGCTATCCTGAATCGGACTACAGCTTGAGTTCCCACTCTTCTATGATAAGTGACTTTGGTGAAGCCCCATTGAGCAGCACAAGGCGCTCATCGTTTTTCAACCTGTCTGACATTAATGGCCATATTCCTCTGCAATTAAGGCCAAATTGCAGAGGAATATCATATAACAGACCTTTTGATGTGGACACTAAGGGGCACCACAGCCAGGACTGGAACACTTCCTCCTCACATTGGGCATCTGAAGGTCCCTCCATGCTATCAAGCACTCGCATGTCTACAGTGGGACATGCAGCGGCAATGCCCACTCTTAGGGAGGATGATTTATTTACTGCTGATGATGTGTTCACATCAAGAGCGGGTAAACACGCTGCTACAACTGATAGCAGAATCTCCCCCTCCAGCAGAGACGCTCTCCCAGCATTTCCCTCCAGGCGAGCGAGCCGTAAGAGTGTGAGCTTCAGAGATGTAGATGAATATTTCCCTGTTTTTAGTCCTGAATCTCCCAAAACGCAGTGCACCAGCAAAATACCTTTTGACATGTCTGAGTATTCTGACTTCCTGGATTCAGAAAGGATGGCCACTGTTTTACACAAGCAGGGCATCGACGTCACATCGCCAGATCACGTTTATGTTTTTTGCAGGGAGAGCAGTGAGAGCACAGAGGAGGACATGGAGAAAACAGTCATTAGTCACTGTGCTTTGGAAGAGAGTGATGATGAACAGGAGGGGGAACATGCAACAGAGGCTCAGGTGAATATACCAGAGCACCCAGCCCATTCCAATGTTGGTAGCAGTAGCAGTGGGACCGGTAGCAGCCATTATAGTAGCTGTGAGAGCGACCATTACACCTGCGCTCTCGATGCTTCTATACACCCCAGACATCTTTTACTTCCCGGCGTAGAGGGGGTTTCTCTCGGGGTTGAATCTGCCCGAAACATTCAGATTTCTACACACCCTGATTCTGAAGGTACAAGGCAAGATGCAGCAGATCTTCCCCCTGTTCAAGCGAAACATCAGATGGATTCAAAACTTGAAACTAAAGAGCATTTACCAAGTGTACTTGATAAACTGCCGCTGTCCGAAGTAACATACCCAAACAATGATTTGTTAGAAGCTTGTAGTGGTCATGTTGCGGACACTTCAAGTGAATGTGGCGTTGACCAGCCAGTGGCAGACACTCCATTGTACGATGCAGCTGAGGCATTACAGGAAAACTTCAACCTCCCATTCACACCAAGTCCTTTTGTAACGGGCAGGACTCGCTCGAGGTTGAGTCGCTGctcacagagaacagagagccCCCTCTTCACGTCTTCCCTGTTTGAAGAGACCCTCCCCACGCCAGTTCGAACACACCGTCATACGCCCAGATCTCAGAGCAGTGAAGACTTTTACAGTTCACCACGTGCACCGTTTTACACACCCTCCTATTCAGGGAACTGCACAGGAAGAGACTTGTTGCCTTCTGATTGCCAGGACACTCAGTCCAGCACCCTCGGAGCTGCTTCAAGTGCTAGTGATAGCCAAGCTGACACGCTCATCCTCTCCAAGAGCGTAACCGATTCCGCCTCAGAATCACAGACTTTGTCCGACACGGTCATACTGGAGGGAAACCAGGACTCTTCAATTGATGCTTATGAAAGAAACCTTGCAGAGATTATACTGGCCATGCGAGGCCATGGTCTTGCTGAAGGCAGGGAGTTTCTGACTGATGATCTGACGAGTACAGATGAGGCATCAACAACGAGAAACGCAAGCGATGCTCCTGGTAAGGATAGAGTAGATGTCCTAAACAACGAAGATGCCTGGATCACTGAGGACTACAGCTCTCAGCCGGAGTCCGTCTCCTCTTCATCCAGCTCCACCTATTTTTCCCCGAGGAGGTCTAGGGAAGACTCCGACCTTCCTTGCACTCCAGGCACCGGATGCACCCCAAGGTACAGCATGAGCCGGCTGTCGAAGAGGCCACAGCACCTGGCTAACCTGTCTTACACGCCTGGAGGGCGTCCGCTCATTCAGGATCTGGATGAACCGGTGGAATACCTCTACACCGATTCAGAACAGGGTCACGAGTTCATCGAGACCCACGTCCCGCCCACAGCGAACACCTCACTCAGCTCCAGCATGAGTACTACCAGCAGCGAGGAGACCATCCTTTATGACTGGCGCTCCATGCAGACCGACACGGCGAACGGAGGAAAGGAGAACCAGAAGCCCCAGGTGGAGCAACAGAAGGAGGAAAACGATGTCAGGCTGTCGCCGGAGACTAAAGGGATCACCGACAAGGAGCTGAGACTTAGGCTGGTAGAGCTCGGGGAGAGCCCGGGCCCCATCAGCTGCCGCACCAGGCCCACCTACATGCGGAAGCTGTGCCGCCTGTTGCAGGAGTCAAACTGCCAATCGCCACATCCCCAGAAGCAGTTAGACCAGCCACAAACGG ATATAGGTTATAGTCCAGAATTGTGTCGGGCCCTGAGGACCTTCGAGCTTCCCAATTGCCAGGATGACGAGCAGGCTTTGTGCCAGCAGTTCGACCAACCAGATCAGAACAGAAAGTGGAGGGAGGGCATCATCAAGTCCAGCTTCAACTACCTTCTGCTCGACCCGAG AGTGACGAAAAACCTCCCATTCCGAAGCCACACCATGACGCCACATGAGTGTTTCCAGACATTCATCCACGCTATATTTTATGTGGGCAAAGGAAAACGCTCCCGCCCCTACAGCCACCTGTATGAGGCTTTAGAGTACTTCAAAGGAGACAAGACCTCCAAG AAATTGTGCCTCAAAGTGCAGCACATCCTTCAGGTGTGGAAGGCCGAGCAGGGCGTCATCTCTCTGCATTGCTTCCAGAATGTCATTCCAGTGGAGGCTTTCACAAGAGAGGCCTGCATGGTGGAGGCCATCG GGTTGAAGATGCTCACCAATCAAAAGCGAGGGGATTTCTATGGCGTGGTGTCCAACTGGCAGGTAAAGAAGAAACGGGACCTCGGCgtccacctgctctaccgggcCATGCAGATCTTCCTGGCAGAGGGCGAGAGGCAGCTCAGACCAGCAGACATCAGACAGTAG